The Streptomyces halobius genomic interval GCATCGACAACGCGCGCCGCTTCACCCGCGAGCACGCCATGGCCCTCACCCTGCAGCACAGCCTGCTCCCCCATGGCCTGCCCGAACAGAACGCCCTCGACATCGCCCACCGCTATCTGCCCGCGCAGACCGGGGTGGGCGGCGACTGGTTCGACGTCATCCCGCTGCCGGGCGCCCGCGTCGGGCTGGTCGTCGGCGATGTGGTCGGGCACGGTCTGCACGCCGCCGCCACGATGGGCCGGCTGCGCACCGCGGTGCAGAACTTCTCCACCCTCGATCTGCCGCCCGACGAACTCCTCAGTTACCTGGACGAGTTGGTCAACCGCATCGACCAGGAGGCGGCCGTGGCGGACGAGGAGACCGTCATCACGGGCGCCACCTGCCTGTACGCGATCTACGACCCCTCCTCCGGTATCTGCAGCCTGTCCCGCGCCGGCCATCTGCTGCCGGCGCTGGTCCACCCCGACGGCACCGTGGAGTTCCCCGAGCTCCCCGCCGGCCCGCCGCTCGGCCTCGGCGGCCTGCCCTTCGAGGCGGTGGACCTGCGCCTGCCCGAGGGCAGCAGCCTGGTCCTTTACACCGATGGTCTCGTCGAGGACCGCAGCCGGGACATCGATGTCGGGCTGCGGGTCCTCACCACGACGCTGGCGCACCCCGGCCGGATGCCCGACGAGATCTGTGAGGCCGTGCTCGGGGCCCTGCTCCCGGACCGCCAGCGCGATGACATCGCCCTGCTCGTCGCGCGCACCCGCCTGACGGACCCCGACCGCATGGCGGCCTGGGAGGTCCCCTCCGACCCGGCGGCGGTGGCCGAGGCACGGGCGGAGCTCACCCGGCAGCTGACGCGGTGGGGCCTGGACGAGGCGGTCTTCAGCAGCGAGCTCATCCTCAGCGAGCTGATCACCAACGCCATCCGCTACGCCACCGGGCCGATCCGGGTGCGCCTGCTGTACGACCGCGGCCTGATCTGCGAGGTCTTCGACACCAGCAGCACCTCGCCGCACCTCCGGCACGCCGCCGAGGAGGACGAGGGCGGCCGCGGTCTGTTCCTCGTCGCCCAGCTCGCCCAGCGCTGGGGCACCCGTTACACACCGGAGGGCAAGATCATCTGGGCGGAACAGGTCATGGAGCAGCCTGTTCCGTGAGGCCGGCCTGTTCCGTGTCTCAGGAGTGGTGGACCACGGCCACGACCTTTCCGATGGCGCGGTCGGAGCGCGCCTGGTTGGAGGAGACTCTCCAGGAGTTGCGGGAGTCGGGGGAATCGCCGTCGGGGCGGCGATGAGGTGCAGCGGGTGGTGGTGCGGAGATCCGGTGGCCGTTGTCCGCACGCGGATCTCTCCGCGCTCCGCCAGGGAATAGACCATGCGTGACGTGGCAGCACACAAGGCGACGCCCCCGCCACGGCGGCAGGGGGGTATGGATCATGCCGACACCCACCACCGCGCCCGGCGGACCGCTGCTCGGACCGACGTCCCGGGAGGCGCTCCGCGCGGTGTGCCGGCGGGCCGTCGAGATCGCGCGGCAGCGCCGGCGCCCCGTTCTCGCCAGCTGGGCCACACCGTTGCCGCACACCGACGCGGTCGCGCTGTGGCGGCGGTGGCGCGACCGCGCCGACAGATCGCTGCTCTGGGAGTCGGCATGGGACCGCGGCAGCCTCGTCGCCGTGGGCGCCGCGCATGTCCTGACGGGCCGCGGCACCGGCCGGATCGCCTCCGTACGGGATTCCTGGCAGCTGCTGATCCAGGATGCGGTGGCCGGAGGGCGTCCCGTCGTGACGCTGCCGACCGGACAAGGGCCCCTGCTGGTCGGCGGCTTCTCCTTCGCTCCCGGTGCCACGGCGCGAACCGCTCCGTTCCCCGACGCCCTCATGTGGGTGCCCACCCTTCAGCTACGCAGCTCCCCCGCCCCTGCCCCCACAACCGAGCTACGGCTCAACGCGGTGGTCCACCCCGGCGACGCCCCCGACCAGATCGCCGCATTCCTCGCGCAGTTGGCCGAGCACCACCCGCCGGCTCCGCCCACCCACCGCCCGTCAGAGGGCCCGCCTCCCCCACGCCGTACGCCTGCACCACCTGCCACTCGCCACGAGCTCCCCTCCGCCGGCGCCTGGCAGGACCTGATCCGCCGTGCCGTCCACCGCATCGGCGAGGGGGCGTTCGAGAAGGTGGTGCTCGCCCGCGAACTCCGTATCGTCGCCGGAACCCCGTTCGACATCCCGGCCGCGGTGGAACGGCTGCGTCACACCTACCCCGACGCCACGCTCTTCGCGGTCGAGAACAGCGGGCACACGTTTCTCGGTGCCACGCCCGAATATCTCGTACGGCTCAGCGGCCGCACCGTGCAGACCCTGGGGCTTGCCGGGACGGCGCCCCGGGGTGCGACTCCCGAGGACGACGCCGCTTTCGAGCGGGAGTTGACGGACAGTGCCAAGCTCCGCCATGAACACGATGTCGTGGTGCACACGCTGCGGGACGCGTTGCGCACCTCGTGCTCGCGCGTGACGGCCCCGCCCTCCCCCACCGTGCTCAAACTCCCCAACGTTCAGCACCTGTCGACCGCGGTCGACGGACATCTCGGGGAACGGGACGCCGGAATCCTGGAGTTCGTCGAACGCCTCCATCCGACCCCCGCGCTCGGCGGACACCCCAAGGCGCCGTCCCTGGACTGGCTGTCGCGCCACGAGGGGCTTGACCGCGGATGGTACGCCGGGGTCGTGGGCTGGACCGACGCCGCGGGACGGGGCGAGTTCGCGGTCGCCATCCGGTCGGCGCTGGTCCGCGCCGACATGGCCTCCCTGTACGCCGGCTGCGGCATCGTGGCCGGCTCGGAACCGGCGGCCGAGTACGCCGAATCCTGCGCGAAGCTGCGCCCTATGCTGCACGCTCTCGGAGTCGAGTGATCGGAGTCGAGTGATCCGCCACACGAGACGCGCACCCCGACCGGAGCCGCCAGCCGCCCTCGACGTACTACTGACTGCGCGTCAGCTCAGAGTACTCGGCCCCGCGCACGTCACCGTCACGTCAGACGCATCACCGTGCCCAGTTCGACACGGCGAACACACCGCGGCACAGCGCCGCCAGTACGGGCCCCCGCGCACAGCAGCACCAGCACCAGCACCAGCACCAGCACCAGCACCAGCACTGCGAACGCGCCGCAAAGCCGGTGACCGCGGCGATCATGCGGATCGCGCTGATTGCACCGATCACGTTTACGACACGGGACGCTGACCTCAACTGCGCTTCAGGTCAACGGGAGAGCGGGGGAACCAGGAGGGCGGCCCCGCCGGACCGGGTGACGGATCAGTCGGCGAAGCGGCGGACGTAGCGCTTCTGCCAGGGGGTTTCGACAGCGCGGGAGTCATGGTTCCGGCGCACGAACTCCACTGCCCGCTCGGCGGGCACTCCGTCCAGCACAGCGAGGCAGGCCAGGGCCGTGCCGGTGCGGCCACGGCCACCGCCGCAGGCGATCTCTACGCGTTCGGCCCCGGCACGGTCCCATGCCTCACCGAGGACAGCTCGGGCCTGGGTGTGACTGCTGGGGAGCCAGAAGTCCGGCCAGCGCAGCCACCGGACTTGCCAAGGGGCCTCGGGAGGCTGCTTGCCGAGCAGATACACGGCGTAGGTCGGCGTCGTTCCGGCCGGCAGCGGCCGACGGAGCGCGCGGCCTCGGAACAGGCGTCCTGAGGGAAGCCGCAGGACGCCGGGGTCGGTCGCGTTCCAGGGATCGGTCATCGGCTCACTGTAGACGCGGCGGGCGGGGAGGGCATCGGCTCCCCGAATGCGCTCAGGACTCCCGAATACGCTCAGGACTCCCGATGGCCTCAGGACGCCATGGCCTGCGCGGCGGCGCGTTCGCGCGCGGCCGCGGCCCGCTCCGACCGGCCGAGCTGTTCCTCCAGCCGGGCCTTGGCCGACCAGTTGTAGGGGCAGACCGGGCGCAGCTGGATGCGTTCGCTGAGCAGGTTCCTGGCCAGGTCGGTGCGGCCCGCGCGCAGGGATGCTTCGACGAGGGTCCGCTGGATCGCGTCCCGTTGGGCGTGGCTGCCGCCGAAGAGATGCAGACGGTGGCGCAGGGGCAGCAGCAGATCGGTGGCGAGGCCGTAGTCGTGCTGTCCGTAGGCGATCAGGGCGCGGCACACGGGCAGGCCGATGTCGGCGGTCATCGCGTGGTTGGAGACGGGCGGCCGCGTCGCCACCCAGTGTTCGCGGTCCTGGACGAGGCGCTGCGCCCGGGCGATGCGGTCCGCCCCCACGTATGCCATGACCGCGTGTGCGTCGTTGAAGGCGTAGTACGGCCCGTCTTCGCGGCGCTCCCAGGCGTCGGCGAGCCGGGCCCACCGTTCGCCGTGCTGCTCCTGGGCCAGATACAGCCGCCACAGCAGGGCCGCGGCGTCCAGCAGTTCCATCGCCGCGCCCGCCGACCCGTCGTGGTGCAGCGCGTCGTCGTAGATCCGCAGCACCCGGGTGGTGTCGCCGGTCTCCAGGGTGTAGAGGGCGTAGTGCCACCAGTTGTGGACGGTGAGCAGGGTGCCGCTCGCCCAATCGTCGGTGCGGGCGTCGAGAAAACGGATGCCGTCCGTGAAACGTCCCCGCATCTCGTAGCTGTGCACCACGCCGTGGATCCCCCACACATCGTCGGGATGCTGCGCGAGGGCTGCCAGTCCGCTCTCCTCGGCGCGTTCGTAGTGGCCCGATTCCTCCAGGCCGAACGCGTACATGCCGAGCAGCGGCCCGTGGTGGGGATCGTCCGCGTCCCAGGCGTCCAGGGCCCCGCCGACGCGGTCGCGCAGCCGCTCGGCGTCCCCGGTGAGGAAGTCGTGCTGATGGCCGACGAAGAGGGCGAGGGCGTCGCGCGGGAAGGCGACGGTGAGGTCGCCGAGGATGCGGCCCGCACCGTGCAGATCGCCGTCCAGCCAGGCCGTCGCGGCGGCGAGGTGCATCCGCTCACGGGGACTCAGCCGTTCAGTGTCCAGACCGGAGCGGAAGCGGCCGAAGCTGTCCCGTGCCGCGGCCGCGTCCTTCTCCTCGGTGCCCAGCACCCCCAGATACGCGGCCAGTGTCTGCCCCATGGCCGAGTGCGGCGCGGCAGCGAGGACCGACCGCGACGATTCTACGACCCGGGGGCGGAAGAACAGCAGGTCGTCCAGGGCCTGTTCGTAGTGGAGGAGGGCCTCTGGGCCGGTAGCGCTCATCGTGTGCCCGTGGCGGTCCGTTGTCATGGTGCCTCCTCACGGTGGGGGCCGGCGGGTGGGGATTCCTGGGTGCTCCGGCCCGTCGGCAGACGCCACGCGTGATGGTATCGGCCCATGGACGCCCGCCGCCGCGGCGACGGCGGGAGTCCAGAGGGTGCGCTCAGACGCGCGCCAGGAACGCGTCGTTTCCTGGTGCAGTTCGCGGGAGGCGCGTGTCCCACCGTGCTGCCGCTTCGGTCATCAGCTCCCGGCTCCACCGCCAGCTGTGCTGGGCCGCCGTACGTACCGCCTGCTGCTGGGCGGGCGCGGTGGTCGCGGTGTACGGTCGGTCGGATGCGGGCAGGTCCTGTTCGAGGGCCCGGCTGGGGGTGAGCCAGTGGCTGGTGGGATCACGGCGTCGGCAGACGCAGTGTCAGCAAGGGGCCGTGCTGCTGCGCTCCGTAGACATCGCGTTCACCGACGTTCCCGGAGACGAGCGGGCGGCGCAGGTTGATCTTCACGGCCTTCGCCGGGTCGTAGAAGATCGGCTCGCCGACGTCGTCGACGGGGACGCGGTAGAGCTCCGCCACCAGCTCCCGGCTGATGGCTCGCCGCTGCTTGACGAGCTCGTACTGGTCCTGACCGGTGAAGATGATGTCGATGGTCAGTTCGTACGGTCCGGAGTTCTTGCTGCGGACGACATCGGCGAGTTCGGTCAGCGGAGCGGTCACGACGGGTCTCCGGGGTAGTCGACGAAGGTGATCGGGAACAGCGCGGCCGGATCGTCGGTCGCCATCAGGTGGTGGACGCTCCATTCGTAGACCTCGCCGGCGTGGAAGTCGGACGGGGAGTAGGGGAAGGCCAGGTTGCCGGCCGTGGAGAGGCGCCCCGGGTAGCCGAAGTGCAGCATCGTGGAGCGGGCGAAGCCGCAGAGCGTGTCCGCGAGGTCCTGGCTGTCGGCGACGGCTTCGATGACGATGCCGACCTCGTGGCCGGCCGGCCGCGGTGACGGTTCGAGCGGGCCCATGCAGCCGTCGGCGCCGTAGACGCGGACGAGCAGCTCATAGCTGTCGGGCGGGATGTCGGGGAAGTTGTCCGCCACGCGGTCCCGTACGCCCTGGATGACCGTGTCGATCTCGCGGATGAAGTACGGGTCCCGGGCGCCGGCCACCGACACCGTGCGATAGCCGCGCAGCCGGGCGCCTTCGAGCTTGACCGCGAAGGGCTGAGCGATGTGGCGGGAGCCGGAGACCCGCACGCCGCGCTCGTCCTCGGAGGTGAAGACGCAGTCACTGAGGTCCAGGTAGCCGCCGGGTCCGGGCAGGTGGTAGGGATCGCTCTTCTCGTAGAGCGTGTGCGCGGCGACCGAGGTGGGTGTGCACCGTCGCACGGGGTTCAGGGGCTCCAGGACGAAGTGGTCCCGGCGCAGCGTGCCGAGCATGCAGTCGCTGCCGCTGCCGGGGACCGCGGCGATGGCCGCGCATTCCAGGATCTTGCTCATGTGCAGGGCGAGTCCCTCGTCGAAGCCGTGCAGCAGCGGCAGCGCGGCGAACACCGCCGGGTCGTAGGCGCGCCCGGCGAGGACGATATCGGCGCCGTCGCGCAGAGCGGCGACGAAGGGTGCCGTGCCCATCTGCGCCACCAGGTGCGTACTGGCGTGGATGTCCTCGGCGGTGAGCTGCGGGCCGTGCGGGAGGGCGCTGATCCGGCCGTCGCGCAGGGCTTGCAGAACGGTCTCCCGGTCGATGTCGGCGGGGATGACCGCAGCGCGCAGCCGGAGCCCCTGACCGGCGGCGATCTCGTCGACGATGCCGCGGAGCCAGGCCAGGTGCGGGGCGGCCCCGGCGCCGCCCGCGGATCCGATGACCACGGGGATCCCCAGGCGCTGCCCGGCCCTGATCATCCGCTCCAGGTCACGGGTGACCGCCGTACGGTCGGTGAACGATGCGCCCGCGCCCAAGTAGTACGGGCCGGGGTCACAGGAACCGGCATCGGCGGCGATGAGATGCGGCCCGCGGGCCAGGCCGGCTTCGAACGACGCGTCGGGGAATCCGTAGCCCAGGATCGCCGTGGCGGACAGCACGCGGATCTCGTCCATCGGGCCCTCCTGAAGATGGTGGTCGGCAGAGTGCGGCACGCCCAGCGAACAGTACGTGGCCGGTGAACCGCCGCCCCCACCGGCGTGGCCCGCCCCCCACCGGCGTGGCCCGATCACCCGCACCGGACGGCCTTATGCTGAGGGTGATGTTCGCACCCCAAGGCCCCACGTTCCGGGAACTCACCGTCCAGGCGCTGTCCTCCGTCGAGCGCGGTTATGACCTGCTCGCCCCGAAATTCGACCGCACTCCGTTCCGGACTCCGGAGTCGGTACTGGCTCCTGTTTCCCGGGTGCTGCACACACTGGGGCCCTTCGACGGCGGTCTCGACCTGTGCTGCGGCACCGGCGCCGGCATCGAGGTACTGCGGCAGGTGTGCCGGGAGCGGGTCACCGGTGTCGACATCAGCGCGGGGATGCTCGCCGTGGGCCGCGCCCGTGCACGAACGACCGCTGCCGCACCTCGCGTGGAGTGGGTGCGCGCGGATGCGCGGGCCCTCCCGTTCGCGCCGGTCTTCGATCTCGTGGTGAGCTTCGGAGCATTCGGGCATTTCCTGCCCCGGGAGCGGCCGGGGCTGTTCGCCCAGGTTCACTCCGTACTGCGTCCCGGTGGCCGGTTCGTCTTCCCGATCGTCGCGCCGGCCCGGCCGGGGTCGCCCGGCTACTGGGCATTGCTGGCTTTCGACGCGGTGATGCGGGTCCGCAACGCGCTGTGGCGTCCGCGATTCGTCATGTACTACCGGACGTTCCGTCCCTCCGACGTGCGCGCGGAACTGGCCCGGACCGGATTCGACGTCCGGCTGCACGCCCTTCCGGAGCTCGGCCTGCGCCCCGACGGCAGCCCCCGGTGCCGAGTGGTGGTGGCCACCCGCCCCCCGGGCCGCTGACCTGACACCGCCTCCGTTTCGTTTTACCCCAAAGGGTCTGTTTCCTCATCAACGACAACTTTGCCGATTCTTGGTGTAGTTGGATCACGTTTCACTCCAGTCTCGGACGCAACAGCGACGAACACCACACACCACCCCGGAATCGTCGCTTCCATGACGCTGCGCGAGAGGCAACGGCACGATGACGAAAAGCAGAACGATCCGCTACGGGAGCCGGCTGATGGCACTGTCCACGGCGGCACTGGGCCTGGTCGCGGCGATGGCCGTACCGGCCGCCGCCGCGGATGACGGCCCCACCCGGGAGCAGCTGATCGCCGACTGTGCTTCCGGCGAGGGGAAGTGCAGCTTCAACGAGCCGAAGCTCGGCACGGCGTACCTCGGTGACTTCCGCCAGGTCTCCAACACCCTCTACAACTGCAGCACTTCGGACGCCACCCAGTCGATGGGCTGGTCGGACACGGTGGGCTCGACGGACTCCGCGGGCGTCTCCGTCACCGCCGGCGGCAAGCTCGCCGGTCTCATCGACCTGAGCGTGACCGCGACCTACAGTCACACCTGGTCGAGCTCGCACACCGAGAACAGCTCCATGAACAT includes:
- a CDS encoding DUF4387 domain-containing protein, with product MTAPLTELADVVRSKNSGPYELTIDIIFTGQDQYELVKQRRAISRELVAELYRVPVDDVGEPIFYDPAKAVKINLRRPLVSGNVGERDVYGAQQHGPLLTLRLPTP
- a CDS encoding acyclic terpene utilization AtuA family protein; this encodes MDEIRVLSATAILGYGFPDASFEAGLARGPHLIAADAGSCDPGPYYLGAGASFTDRTAVTRDLERMIRAGQRLGIPVVIGSAGGAGAAPHLAWLRGIVDEIAAGQGLRLRAAVIPADIDRETVLQALRDGRISALPHGPQLTAEDIHASTHLVAQMGTAPFVAALRDGADIVLAGRAYDPAVFAALPLLHGFDEGLALHMSKILECAAIAAVPGSGSDCMLGTLRRDHFVLEPLNPVRRCTPTSVAAHTLYEKSDPYHLPGPGGYLDLSDCVFTSEDERGVRVSGSRHIAQPFAVKLEGARLRGYRTVSVAGARDPYFIREIDTVIQGVRDRVADNFPDIPPDSYELLVRVYGADGCMGPLEPSPRPAGHEVGIVIEAVADSQDLADTLCGFARSTMLHFGYPGRLSTAGNLAFPYSPSDFHAGEVYEWSVHHLMATDDPAALFPITFVDYPGDPS
- a CDS encoding class I SAM-dependent methyltransferase: MFAPQGPTFRELTVQALSSVERGYDLLAPKFDRTPFRTPESVLAPVSRVLHTLGPFDGGLDLCCGTGAGIEVLRQVCRERVTGVDISAGMLAVGRARARTTAAAPRVEWVRADARALPFAPVFDLVVSFGAFGHFLPRERPGLFAQVHSVLRPGGRFVFPIVAPARPGSPGYWALLAFDAVMRVRNALWRPRFVMYYRTFRPSDVRAELARTGFDVRLHALPELGLRPDGSPRCRVVVATRPPGR
- a CDS encoding tetratricopeptide repeat protein — translated: MTTDRHGHTMSATGPEALLHYEQALDDLLFFRPRVVESSRSVLAAAPHSAMGQTLAAYLGVLGTEEKDAAAARDSFGRFRSGLDTERLSPRERMHLAAATAWLDGDLHGAGRILGDLTVAFPRDALALFVGHQHDFLTGDAERLRDRVGGALDAWDADDPHHGPLLGMYAFGLEESGHYERAEESGLAALAQHPDDVWGIHGVVHSYEMRGRFTDGIRFLDARTDDWASGTLLTVHNWWHYALYTLETGDTTRVLRIYDDALHHDGSAGAAMELLDAAALLWRLYLAQEQHGERWARLADAWERREDGPYYAFNDAHAVMAYVGADRIARAQRLVQDREHWVATRPPVSNHAMTADIGLPVCRALIAYGQHDYGLATDLLLPLRHRLHLFGGSHAQRDAIQRTLVEASLRAGRTDLARNLLSERIQLRPVCPYNWSAKARLEEQLGRSERAAAARERAAAQAMAS
- a CDS encoding isochorismate synthase codes for the protein MPTPTTAPGGPLLGPTSREALRAVCRRAVEIARQRRRPVLASWATPLPHTDAVALWRRWRDRADRSLLWESAWDRGSLVAVGAAHVLTGRGTGRIASVRDSWQLLIQDAVAGGRPVVTLPTGQGPLLVGGFSFAPGATARTAPFPDALMWVPTLQLRSSPAPAPTTELRLNAVVHPGDAPDQIAAFLAQLAEHHPPAPPTHRPSEGPPPPRRTPAPPATRHELPSAGAWQDLIRRAVHRIGEGAFEKVVLARELRIVAGTPFDIPAAVERLRHTYPDATLFAVENSGHTFLGATPEYLVRLSGRTVQTLGLAGTAPRGATPEDDAAFERELTDSAKLRHEHDVVVHTLRDALRTSCSRVTAPPSPTVLKLPNVQHLSTAVDGHLGERDAGILEFVERLHPTPALGGHPKAPSLDWLSRHEGLDRGWYAGVVGWTDAAGRGEFAVAIRSALVRADMASLYAGCGIVAGSEPAAEYAESCAKLRPMLHALGVE
- a CDS encoding protein-tyrosine phosphatase family protein is translated as MTDPWNATDPGVLRLPSGRLFRGRALRRPLPAGTTPTYAVYLLGKQPPEAPWQVRWLRWPDFWLPSSHTQARAVLGEAWDRAGAERVEIACGGGRGRTGTALACLAVLDGVPAERAVEFVRRNHDSRAVETPWQKRYVRRFAD